Proteins from one Agelaius phoeniceus isolate bAgePho1 chromosome 10, bAgePho1.hap1, whole genome shotgun sequence genomic window:
- the LOC129124511 gene encoding intestinal-type alkaline phosphatase-like — MWLMRRWGWGEPLGSAWGGQGCPWSGPLPPSDSDMATGMGLSTMSAARIYKGQLAGGSGEESVLAMETFPHMALAKTYTIDRQVPDSAGTGTAYLCGVKANAKTLGLSGAAVYGKCHTTFGNEVDSVLHRARLAGKSVGIVTTTRVQHASPGAAYAHSASRSWYADANMPKEALQDGCKDIAYQLVHNTDINVIMGGGRMYMTPRQTPDPEYPEDPDQNGTRKDGRDLIAEWLSAKQGARYVWDKKGLDAVKDDSVSHLMGLFEPKDMKYELNRNTSTDPSIVEMMEKAIRILRRNPKGFFLFVEDDHIPHAGGRIDHGHHSGRAKQALMEAVMLDRAVARAGELTSPADTLTVVTADHSHVFTFGGSTPRGNSIFGLAPRKAKDKRAYTSILYGNGPGYSIRDGARPAASLPAAEDKDYRQQAAVPLETETHSGEDVVVLAQGPMAHLFHGVQEQHYIAHAMAYAACLEPYATEPGCRAARRASHGPRCSPQPLLALLALCMAALTGRG, encoded by the exons ATGTGGCTGATGAGAAGATGGGGCTGGGGCGAGCCCttgggcagtgcctggggagggcagggctgtccctggtCTGGCCCCCTGCCCCCCAGTGACTCAGATATGGCCACAGGCATGGGGCTGTCCACCATGTCAGCAGCTCGGATCTACAAGGGGCAGCTGGCCGGTGGCTCGGGCGAGGAGAGCGTCTTGGCCATGGAGACCTTTCCCCACATGGCCCTGGCCAAG ACCTACACCATCGACCGGCAGGTGCCCGACAGCGCTGGCACGGGCACCGCTTACCTCTGTGGGGTGAAGGCCAACGCCAAGACTCTGGGCCTGAGCGGGGCAGCCGTCTATGGAAAATGCCACACCACCTTTGGCAACGAGGTGGACTCCGTCTTGCACCGGGCCAGGCTGGCGG GCAAGTCTGTGGGCATCGTGACGACCACGCGGGTGCAGCACGCGTCCCCCGGGGCAGCCTACGCGCACTCAGCCAGCCGGAGCTGGTACGCTGACGCCAACATGCCCaaggaggccctgcaggacgGCTGCAAGGACATTGCCTACCAGCTGGTGCACAACACTGACATCAAT GTGATCATGGGCGGCGGGAGGATGTACATGACCCCCAGGCAGACTCCAGACCCCGAGTACCCAGAGGACCCGGACCAAAATGGCACCAGGAAGGACGGCCGGGACTTGATTGCTGAGTGGCTGAGTGCCAAGCAG GGTGCCCGCTATGTCTGGGACAAGAAGGGCCTGGATGCTGTCAAAGATGACTCTGTGAGCCACCTTATGG GCCTCTTCGAGCCCAAGGACATGAAGTATGAGCTGAACCGCAACACATCCACAGACCCCTCCATCGTGGAGATGATGGAGAAGGCCATCCGCATCCTGCGCAGGAACCCCAAGGGCTTCTTCCTCTTTGTGGAAGATGA CCACATTCCCCATGCAGGTGGCAGAATCGACCATGGCCACCACAGTGGCCGAGCCAAGCAGGCGCTGATGGAGGCTGTGATGCTGGACCGGGCGGTGGCACGGGCAGGAGAGCTCACCTCCCCTGCTGACACCCTGACCGTGGTGACGGCCGATCACTCCCATGTCTTCACTTTTGGGGGCAGCACACCACGGGGCAACTCCATCTTTG GGCTGGCCCCCAGGAAAGCCAAGGACAAGCGAGCCTACACCAGCATCCTCTATGGCAATGGTCCAGGCTACAGCATCCGTGATGGGGCCCGTCCAGCTGccagcctccctgctgcag AGGACAAGGACTACAGacagcaggcagctgtgcccctggagACAGAGACTCACAGTGGGGAAGACGTGGTGGTGCTGGCCCAGGGCCCCATGGCCCACCTGTTCCACggggtgcaggagcagcactaCATCGCCCATGCCATGGCCTACGCTGCCTGCCTCGAGCCCTATGCCACAGAGCCCGGGTGCAGGGCAGCCCGCAGGGCCTCCCATGGCCCACggtgctccccacagcccctgctggccCTCCTGGCCCTCTGCATGGCTGCCCTCACAGGGAGGGGCTGA
- the LOC129124345 gene encoding intestinal-type alkaline phosphatase-like has protein sequence MQLLASLSLCLCAGFGTAVIPAEEENPSFWYRQAAEAIKASFNIQPRIHEAKNLIIFLGDGFGIPTITATRILKGQQQGKLGPETPLALDAFPYMALSKTYNVDRHVPDSAGTATAYLCGVKGNYKTIGVSAAARYGECSTTFGNEVISVMERARRAGKAVGIVTTTRVQHASPSGTYAHVVNREWYADASMPQEARQQGCKDIAWQLVHNVDINVILGGGRKYMTPVGTPDPEYPADSNQNGIREDGNNLINMWLEARPGARYVWNKTEMMAAAADPKVNYLMGLFEPVDTKYNLVRNTTLDPSLSEMTEAAITVLSRNPKGFYLFVEGGRIDRGHHEGAAHKALTEAVEFDCAIERAGTMTDESDTLTVITADHSHVFTFGGYTLRGSSIFGLAPTKASDGKNYTSILYGNGPGYPGPDRPNVDPETAMHFDYQPQAAVPLPSETHGGEDVAILAKGPMAHLFHGVQEQTYVAHAMAYAACIEPYTDCRQRNSGPGIHGTPLALLLPALLLPLFR, from the exons ATGCAGCTCCTGGcatccctcagcctctgcctcTGCGCAGGGTTCGGCACCGCTGTCATTCCAG CGGAGGAGGAGAATCCATCCTTCTGGTACAGGCAGGCAGCTGAAGCCATCAAAGCCTCCTTCAATATCCAGCCCAGGATACACGAAGCGAAAAACCTCATCATTTTCCTTGGGGATG GATTCGGGATCCCCACCATCACAGCCACCCGCATCCTtaaggggcagcagcaggggaagctCGGCCCTGAGACCCCTCTTGCTCTGGATGCTTTCCCCTACATGGCTCTGTCTAAG ACCTACAATGTAGACAGGCATGTCCctgacagtgcagggacagccacagcctATCTCTGCGGGGTGAAGGGCAACTACAAGACCATAGGGGTGAGCGCGGCCGCCCGGTACGGGGAGTGCAGCACCACGTTTGGCAACGAGGTGATCTCAGTGATGGAGCGAGCCCGCAGAGCTG GGAAGGCAGTGGGCATCGTGACCACGACGCGGGTGCAGCACGCATCACCCTCGGGAACCTACGCTCACGTGGTGAACCGGGAGTGGTACGCGGATGCCAGCATGCCCCAGGAGGCGCggcagcagggctgcaaagACATCGCCTGGCAGCTGGTCCACAACGTCGACATCAAT GTGATCCTGGGTGGTGGTCGGAAATACATGACCCCCGTGGGGACGCCGGACCCTGAGTACCCCGCCGACAGCAACCAGAATGGGATACGCGAGGATGGCAACAACCTCATCAACATGTGGCTGGAGGCACGGCCG GGTGCCCGCTATGTCTGGAACAAGACGGAGATGATGGCAGCTGCTGCCGACCCCAAAGTGAATTATTTGATGG GTCTCTTTGAACCCGTGGACACAAAGTACAACCTGGTGCGTAACACCACCCTGGACCCCTCACTCAGCGAGATGACAGAGGCAGCCATCACCGTCCTGAGCAGGAACCCCAAAGGCTTCTACCTCTTTGTGGA AGGTGGCAGAATCGACCGCGGCCACCATGAGGGTGCAGCCCATAAGGCGCTGACGGAGGCAGTGGAGTTTGACTGCGCCATCGAGCGGGCGGGCACCATGACAGACGAGTCTGACACCCTCACCGTCATCACTGCGGACCACTCACACGTCTTCACCTTCGGGGGTTACACCCTGCGCGGCTCCTCCATCTTCG GTCTGGCGCCTACGAAAGCCAGTGACGGGAAGAACTACACATCAATCCTCTACGGGAATGGGCCAGGATACCCCGGCCCTGACCGGCCCAATGTGGACCCAGAAACAGCCA TGCACTTCGATTACCAGCCACAGGCAGCTGTTCCACTGCCTTCAGAGACCCATGGTGGTGAGGACGTGGCCATCCTGGCCAAGGGCCCCATGGCCCACCTCTTCCACGGAGTGCAGGAGCAGACCTATGTAGCCCATGCCATGGCCTACGCCGCCTGCATCGAGCCCTACACTGACTGCCGCCAGCGGAACTCTGGCCCCGGCATCCACGGCacccccctggccctgctcctgcctgccctccttctgcccctctTCCGTTGA
- the LOC129124366 gene encoding intestinal-type alkaline phosphatase-like, producing the protein MQLLASLSLCLCAGFGTAVIPAEEENPSFWYKQAAEAIEASLNIQPRIHEAKNLIIFLGDGFGIPTITATRILKGQQQGKLGPETPLALDAFPYVALSKVNSGMLGGVLRGHPTGDPCPESLYPRQTYNVDRQVPDSAGTATAYLCGVKGNYQTIGVSAAARHSQCSTTFGNEVISVMERARRAGKAVGIVTTTRVQHASPSGTYAHVVNREWYADASMPQEARQRGCKDIAWQLVHNVDINVILGGGRKYMTPVGTPDPEYPADSNQNGIREDGNNLINMWLEARPGARYVWNKTEMMAAAADPKVNYLMGLFEPVDTKYNLVRNTTLDPSLTEMTEAAITILSRNPKGFYLFVEGGRIDHGHHDGAAHKALTEAVEFDCAIERAGTMTDESDTLTVITADHSHVFAFGGYTLRGSSIFALGQKKTTDGKNYTSILYGNGPGYPGGVRPNASLPSTVQFEYRPQAAVPLASETHGGEDVAILAKGPMAHLFHGVQEQTYVAHAMAYAACIEPYTDCRQRNSGPGIRGTPLALLLPALLLPLFR; encoded by the exons ATGCAGCTCCTGGcatccctcagcctctgcctcTGCGCAGGGTTCGGCACCGCTGTCATTCCAG CGGAGGAGGAGAATCCATCCTTCTGGTACAAGCAGGCAGCTGAAGCCATCGAAGCCTCCCTCAATATCCAGCCCAGGATACACGAAGCAAAAAACCTCATCATTTTCCTTGGGGATG GATTCGGGATCCCCACCATCACAGCCACCCGCATCCTtaaggggcagcagcaggggaagctCGGCCCTGAGACCCCTCTTGCTCTGGATGCTTTCCCCTACGTGGCTCTGTCTAAGGTAAATTCCGGCATGCTGGGC GGGGTGCTCAGGGGACACCCCACTGGAGACCCCTGCCCTGAGTCCCTCTATCCTCGGCAGACCTACAATGTGGACAGGCAGGTCCctgacagtgcagggacagccacagcctATCTCTGCGGGGTGAAGGGCAACTACCAGACCATAGGGGTGAGCGCGGCCGCCCGCCACTCACAGTGCAGCACCACGTTTGGCAATGAGGTGATCTCAGTGATGGAGCGAGCCCGCAGAGCTG GGAAGGCAGTGGGCATCGTGACCACGACGCGGGTGCAGCACGCATCACCCTCGGGAACCTACGCTCACGTGGTGAACCGGGAGTGGTACGCGGATGCCAGCATGCCCCAGGAGGCGCGGCAGCGGGGCTGCAAAGACATCGCCTGGCAGCTGGTCCACAACGTCGACATCAAT GTGATCCTGGGTGGTGGTCGGAAATACATGACCCCCGTGGGGACGCCGGACCCTGAGTACCCCGCCGACAGCAACCAGAATGGGATACGCGAGGATGGCAACAACCTCATCAACATGTGGCTGGAGGCACGGCCG GGTGCCCGCTATGTCTGGAACAAGACGGAGATGATGGCAGCTGCTGCCGACCCCAAAGTGAATTATTTGATGG GTCTCTTTGAACCTGTGGACACAAAGTACAACCTGGTGCGTAACACCACCCTGGACCCGTCTCTCACCGAGATGACAGAGGCAGCCATCACCATCCTGAGCAGGAACCCCAAAGGCTTCTACCTCTTTGTGGA AGGTGGCAGAATCGACCACGGCCACCATGATGGCGCAGCCCATAAGGCGCTGACGGAGGCAGTGGAGTTTGACTGCGCCATCGAGCGGGCGGGCACCATGACAGACGAGTCTGACACCCTCACCGTCATCACCGCTGACCACTCACACGTCTTCGCCTTCGGGGGTTACACCCTGCGCGGTTCCTCCATCTTCG ctctgggccaAAAGAAAACTACTGACGGGAAGAACTACACATCAATCCTCTACGGGAATGGGCCAGGATACCCAGGCGGTGTACGGCCTAACG CTTCTCTCCCCTCCACAGTGCAGTTCGAGTACCGCCCACAGGCAGCTGTGCCACTGGCTTCAGAGACCCATGGTGGTGAGGACGTGGCCATCCTGGCCAAGGGCCCCATGGCCCACCTCTTCCACGGAGTGCAGGAGCAGACCTATGTAGCCCATGCCATGGCCTACGCCGCCTGCATCGAGCCCTACACTGACTGCCGCCAGCGGAACTCTGGCCCCGGCATCCGCGGCacccccctggccctgctcctgcctgccctccttctgcccctctTCCGTTGA
- the ECEL1 gene encoding endothelin-converting enzyme-like 1, with translation MEKTYSLTAHYDEFQEVKYVSKYQSGTLPNGFALQLGAGAKKRRGGLPRWSRREVCLLSGLVFAAGLCVILTCMLVLKYLATEGDSYCLEGCQEKKAFLRASRFLSANMDATIDPCQDFYSFACGGWLRRHGIPEDKLVYGTIGAIAEQNEAKLRALLSRPVRRRARASAERKVKEFFRSCLDRAEIDRLGPRPMLEVIGECGGWDAPPERRDINELLYKTQGVYSAAVLFSLTVSLDERNTSRYVIRIDQDGLTLPERTLYLGQDEESEKILAAYRVFMERLLTLLGAENVEQKAQEILQLEQHLANITVSEYDDVRRDVGSMYHKVTLAELQRITPTLKWKRLLDRIFHDDFSEEEEVVLLATDYMHKVSNLIRVTPSRILHNYMLWRIVVVLSEHLSTPFRDAIHELSKEMEGNEKQLEPGKICLSQANKHFGMALGALFVEEHFSSASKAKVQQLVEDIKYILDQRLDELDWMDEETRRAARAKLRYMMVMIGYPDFLLKPEAIDKEYEFEVDEKTYFKNILNSIAFGIRLSVKKIRQEVDKSAWLLPPQALNAYYLPNKNQMVFPAGILQPTLYDPEFPQSLNYGGIGTIIGHELTHGYDDWGGQYDRHGNLVHWWTERSYSKFLKKAQCIVNLYDNFTVYNQRVNGKHTLGENIADMGGLKLAYYAYQKWVREHGPEHPLHHMKYTHDQLFFIAFAQNWCIKRRSQSIYLQVLTDKHAPEHYRVLGSVSQFEEFGRVFHCPKNSPMNPVHKCSVW, from the exons ATGGAGAAGACCTACTCGCTGACAGCGCACTACGATGAGTTTCAGGAGGTGAAGTACGTGAGCAAGTACCAGAGCGGGACGCTGCCCAACGGCTTCGCCCTCCAGCTGGGCGCAGGGGCCAAGAAGCGCCGAGGGGGGCTGCCCCGCTGGAGCCGCCGGGAGGTCTGCCTGCTCTCAGGGCTGGTCTTTGCCGCGGGGCTCTGCGTCATCTTGACGTGCATGTTGGTCCTCAAGTACCTGGCGACCGAAGGGGACAGCTACTGCCTGGAGGGGTGCCAGGAGAAGAAGGCCTTCCTGCGGGCATCCCGCTTCCTAAGTGCCAACATGGATGCTACCATCGACCCTTGCCAGGACTTCTACTCGTTCGCCTGTGGCGGCTGGCTCCGGCGGCACGGCATCCCCGAGGACAAGCTGGTGTACGGCACCATCGGGGCCATCGCCGAACAGAACGAGGCCAAGCTGCGGGCGCTGCTGAGCCGCCCCGTGCGGCGCCGAGCCCGCGCCTCGGCAGAGAGGAAGGTCAAGGAGTTTTTCCGCTCGTGCCTGGACCGGGCTGAGATCGATCGGCTCGGGCCCCGGCCCATGCTGGAGGTCATCGGGGAGTGCGGTGGCTGGGACGCCCCTCCGGAGCGCAGGGACATCAACGAGCTGCTCTACAAGACACAGGGCGTCTACAGCGCTGCCGTGCTCTTCTCCCTCACCGTCAGCCTGGACGAGAGGAACACTTCCCGCTACGTCATCCGG ATCGACCAGGACGGGCTGACCCTGCCCGAACGGACCCTCTACCTGGGGCAGGATGAGGAGAGTGAGAAG ATCCTGGCCGCATACCGAGTGTTCATGGAGCGACTGCTCACCCTCCTGGGGGCTGAGAATGTGGAGCAGAAAGCCCAGGAgatcctgcagctggagcagcacctcGCCAAT ATCACGGTGTCCGAGTACGACGACGTGCGCAGGGATGTTGGCAGCATGTACCACAAAGTGACCCTGGCCGAGCTGCAGCGCATCACTCCCACC ctcaAGTGGAAGCGCTTGCTGGATCGCATCTTCCATGACGACTtctcggaggaggaggaggtggtgcTGCTGGCCACCGACTACATGCACAAGGTGTCCAACCTCATCCGTGTGACACCCAGCAG gatcCTTCACAACTACATGCTGTGGCGCATTGTGGTGGTGCTGAGTGAGCACCTCTCCACCCCCTTCCGCGATGCCATCCACGAGCTCTCCAAGGAGATGGAGGGCAATGAGAAGCAGCTGGAGCCGGGTAAGATCTGCCTGAGCCAGGCCAACAAGCACTTTGGAATGGCCCTGGGAGCTCTCTTCGTTGAGGAGCACTTCTCCTctgccagcaaagccaag GTGCAGCAGCTGGTGGAGGACATCAAATACATCCTCGACCAGCGCCTGGATGAGCTGGATTGGATGGATGAGGAGACACggagagcagccagggccaAG CTCCGGTATATGATGGTGATGATTGGGTACCCTGATTTCCTCCTGAAGCCAGAGGCCATCGACAAGGAATATGAG tTTGAGGTGGATGAGAAGACTTACTTCAAGAACATCCTCAACAGCATCGCCTTTGGCATCAGGCTCTCGGTGAAGAAGATCCGGCAGGAGGTGGATAAGTCCGC GtggctgctgcctccccaggcACTGAACGCCTACTACCTGCCCAACAAGAACCAGATGG TGTTCCCTGCTGGCATCCTGCAGCCCACGCTCTACGACCCCGAGTTCCCGCA GTCACTGAACTATGGTGGGATTGGCACCATCATTGGGCACGAGCTGACCCATGGCTACGATGACTGGG GGGGACAGTATGACCGGCATGGGAACCTGGTGCACTGGTGGACGGAGCGGTCATACAGCAAGTTCCTGAAGAAGGCGCAGTGCATCGTCAACCTCTACGACAACTTCACCGTCTACAACCAGAGG GTGAATGGCAAACACACACTGGGGGAGAACATCGCTGACATGGGGGGGCTCAAACTCGCCTACTAC GCCTACCAGAAGTGGGTGAGGGAGCACGGCCCGGAGCATCCCCTGCACCACATGAAATACACACATGACCAGCTCTTCTTCATCGCCTTTGCCCAG AACTGGTGCATCAAGAGGAGATCCCAGTCCATCTACCTGCAGGTGCTGACAGACAAGCACGCCCCAGAGCACTACAG GGTCCTGGGCAGTGTCTCACAGTTTGAGGAGTTTGGACGGGTCTTCCACTGCCCCAAGAACTCACCCATGAACCCAGTGCACAAGTGCTCGGTGTGGTGA